The following coding sequences are from one Halobaculum marinum window:
- a CDS encoding histidine kinase, whose translation MNVPSAGDQLALKPGGIVIAVVAFASTRLLLAGVVFSGMGTAPLATTAQLVPLAGGLATALYGVNLAVSTHSREYARTVAVWFLLGIVVTPLLTALPAVAEAGGAVTLRAGSVVAGSVVAGGAVGVVVGVQSATAEGRRQVLARQAEQSVLLNRLLRHEVLNSLTVIRGHAELLAERGDDDGRSRAAVDDAVERIEHTLDEVRVLLRSDEDTVSGLVPVRVDRALEAASTTATADTHDVDLPTVSVRADENLVTLLSELLAMPARAGGAASVEVTATERVVEVAVAAPGAWLSDRDRGVLVDGVPEYEHNDVDYGIPLVRLLVAQYGGTLAVDDDGDTTTVRVGLPRTGRNVPPSNDPGVAGARLWAALGVGLVAGVLMGGVLHAATGSLAVIGALYGAESSAAGWVAHLFHSGVFATVFVAVTAVGRPATVASSVRGSVLLGAGYGVLLWLIGSGVVLGLWLRTVGIAAAVPNLDPVSLGGHLVWGITVGALASLLTTADVELAATRFTRWLSAAVGRP comes from the coding sequence ATGAACGTGCCCTCCGCAGGCGACCAACTCGCGCTCAAGCCAGGGGGGATCGTGATCGCAGTCGTGGCGTTCGCGTCGACCCGCCTCCTGTTGGCCGGCGTCGTGTTCAGCGGCATGGGGACGGCTCCCCTCGCGACGACTGCCCAACTGGTGCCGTTGGCTGGCGGCCTCGCCACGGCGCTGTACGGGGTGAATCTCGCGGTGAGCACGCACAGCCGTGAGTACGCGCGCACGGTCGCCGTCTGGTTCCTACTCGGCATCGTCGTCACCCCGCTGTTGACCGCGCTCCCCGCAGTCGCCGAGGCTGGCGGCGCCGTCACCCTCCGCGCGGGGAGTGTCGTCGCTGGGTCGGTCGTCGCGGGCGGCGCCGTCGGCGTCGTCGTCGGCGTCCAGTCGGCGACCGCCGAGGGGCGGCGGCAGGTGCTCGCCCGACAGGCCGAGCAGTCGGTCCTGTTGAATCGCCTGCTGCGCCACGAAGTGTTGAACTCGCTGACGGTGATCCGGGGTCACGCCGAACTGCTCGCCGAACGTGGTGACGACGACGGGCGGAGCAGGGCCGCCGTCGACGACGCTGTCGAACGGATCGAGCACACGCTCGACGAGGTGCGCGTGCTGCTCCGGTCGGACGAGGACACCGTCTCCGGACTGGTTCCCGTCCGCGTCGACCGGGCGCTGGAAGCGGCCTCCACGACCGCGACCGCCGACACCCACGACGTCGACCTGCCGACGGTGTCGGTGCGCGCCGACGAGAACCTGGTGACACTGCTGTCTGAGTTGCTCGCGATGCCGGCCCGCGCCGGCGGAGCGGCGAGCGTCGAGGTGACGGCCACCGAGCGCGTCGTCGAGGTGGCGGTCGCGGCCCCCGGCGCGTGGCTCTCCGACCGCGACCGAGGGGTGCTCGTCGACGGGGTCCCCGAGTACGAGCACAACGACGTCGACTACGGGATACCGCTGGTCAGACTGCTCGTAGCCCAGTACGGGGGCACGCTCGCCGTCGACGACGACGGCGACACGACGACAGTTCGAGTCGGACTCCCGCGGACCGGCCGCAACGTCCCCCCGAGCAACGACCCGGGCGTCGCGGGCGCCCGACTGTGGGCCGCGCTCGGCGTCGGCCTCGTCGCGGGCGTCCTGATGGGCGGTGTGCTCCACGCCGCAACCGGGTCGTTGGCGGTCATCGGCGCGCTGTACGGCGCCGAGAGCAGCGCCGCGGGGTGGGTGGCCCACCTGTTCCACAGCGGGGTGTTCGCGACCGTCTTCGTGGCCGTCACCGCCGTCGGCCGCCCGGCGACCGTCGCCTCCTCAGTCCGCGGGTCAGTGCTGCTCGGCGCCGGCTACGGCGTCCTCCTGTGGCTGATCGGGTCGGGCGTCGTCCTCGGCCTCTGGCTACGCACGGTCGGCATCGCCGCCGCCGTCCCGAACCTCGACCCCGTCTCGCTGGGTGGCCACCTCGTGTGGGGCATCACTGTCGGTGCGCTCGCGTCACTCCTAACGACTGCAGACGTGGAACTCGCGGCGACACGATTCACTCGGTGGCTGTCCGCCGCCGTCGGGCGCCCGTGA
- a CDS encoding glycosyltransferase family 2 protein translates to MYRGHTVGVVIPAYNEEPFVRETVVTVPAFVDRIYVIDDASTDDTWTEIQRAVEIDRRADSEASRARRSDEFDQRVVPIQHQQNRGVGGAIKTGYLRAREDNIAATAVMGGDGQMDPDVLGTLLDPIIDGEADYVKGNRFAGRRDHGDMPGLRFVGNGILGALTKIASGYWSTGDPQSGYTAISRRALHEADIDEMYEFYGYCNDLLVKLNVARLRVVDIPNPIIYGDEESHIRYRTYVPRVSWMLLRNFLWRLRTNYVVYDFNPLVVAYALGAGAVGVAGVGLLATLASGASLLVGGLLSTAVFVLGVLSFVAAMAMDMRANEHLDEVILPDRGTPTGEQTRPSSATYTRAPVANGQSPRRGAERAVESDGGRATDTTFSDQ, encoded by the coding sequence ATGTATCGAGGCCACACAGTCGGGGTCGTGATCCCGGCGTACAACGAGGAACCGTTCGTCCGCGAGACGGTCGTCACGGTGCCCGCGTTCGTCGACCGTATCTACGTGATCGACGACGCGTCCACTGACGACACGTGGACGGAGATCCAGCGCGCGGTCGAGATCGACCGCAGAGCCGACTCCGAAGCGTCACGGGCGAGACGCAGCGACGAGTTCGACCAGCGCGTCGTCCCGATCCAACACCAGCAGAACCGTGGGGTCGGCGGCGCGATCAAGACTGGGTATCTCCGCGCCCGCGAAGACAACATCGCCGCGACCGCCGTCATGGGCGGCGACGGCCAGATGGACCCCGACGTGCTCGGCACGCTGCTCGACCCGATCATCGACGGCGAGGCCGACTACGTGAAGGGGAACCGTTTCGCCGGTCGGCGCGACCACGGGGACATGCCGGGACTGCGCTTCGTGGGCAACGGCATCCTGGGGGCGCTCACGAAGATCGCCAGCGGCTACTGGTCCACCGGCGATCCACAGAGCGGCTACACCGCCATCTCCCGACGCGCGCTCCACGAGGCGGACATCGACGAGATGTACGAGTTCTACGGCTACTGCAACGACCTGCTCGTGAAGCTCAACGTCGCTCGCCTCCGCGTGGTCGACATCCCCAACCCCATCATCTACGGCGACGAGGAGAGTCACATCCGTTACCGGACGTACGTGCCGCGCGTGTCGTGGATGTTACTGCGCAACTTCCTGTGGCGCCTGCGCACGAACTACGTCGTCTACGACTTCAACCCGCTCGTCGTCGCGTACGCGCTCGGCGCCGGTGCGGTGGGGGTTGCCGGCGTCGGCCTCCTGGCGACGCTCGCGAGTGGGGCGTCGCTGCTCGTCGGCGGACTGCTGTCGACGGCGGTGTTCGTCCTCGGCGTGCTCTCGTTCGTCGCCGCGATGGCGATGGACATGCGCGCCAACGAGCACCTCGACGAGGTGATCCTCCCCGATCGCGGGACGCCTACCGGCGAGCAGACTCGTCCGTCGAGTGCGACGTACACCCGTGCGCCGGTCGCAAACGGGCAGTCGCCGCGCCGTGGGGCAGAGCGCGCGGTCGAATCCGACGGCGGCCGTGCGACCGATACCACTTTCTCTGACCAGTAG
- a CDS encoding right-handed parallel beta-helix repeat-containing protein, which translates to MVVALLAVTGGIAAFAVPAVADEHYGPEATTYVDSCGILDDSGVYVLRQDVSAVEGDCFRVTADGVTLLGAGHSVTGGNTSGSAIVADGVSDLHIEGVAVSEFWNGITLSGVEDAAFAEVRVVNATGDGIRVADSTAVDVEDGTITGAGGHGVVVVGSEQVSVAETTLADNRGNGVTVRQSFATTVHDNRITGNGGMGVRVDDAPEASTRASADGPPSWLLPMLGDAGFAGLGDVFGSAAADTTPLTISDNRISNNRYEGVFVRGTNGSVVSGNTVTGATDGIHLINSSGVTVSNNVVSGSTDDGIALAGVHDSTVAGNVASENANDGVYLIGTNNELSGNTLSDNGDDGVDLDGGSANRFVSNRAFKNADDGLYLRESDGNVVSDNSLRDNADDGFDIRGSTGNAVYNNTVCGNDNRDLQVRTGVVGNDVHDNDC; encoded by the coding sequence GTGGTCGTCGCACTGCTCGCTGTCACAGGGGGGATCGCTGCGTTCGCGGTGCCGGCGGTCGCCGACGAACACTACGGCCCGGAAGCGACGACATACGTCGACAGCTGCGGGATACTCGACGACTCCGGCGTGTACGTGCTCCGACAGGACGTCTCCGCCGTCGAAGGTGACTGCTTCCGCGTCACCGCCGACGGCGTGACACTGTTGGGGGCGGGTCACTCCGTGACCGGCGGCAACACGAGCGGGTCGGCGATCGTCGCCGATGGCGTCTCTGACCTCCACATCGAGGGGGTTGCCGTTTCCGAGTTCTGGAACGGTATCACCCTCTCTGGCGTCGAGGACGCCGCGTTCGCCGAGGTCCGCGTCGTCAACGCGACCGGCGACGGCATCCGCGTCGCCGACTCGACGGCGGTCGACGTCGAGGACGGCACTATCACCGGCGCCGGCGGCCACGGTGTCGTCGTGGTCGGCAGCGAGCAGGTCAGTGTCGCCGAGACGACCCTGGCCGACAACCGGGGCAACGGCGTCACCGTCCGCCAGTCGTTCGCGACGACCGTCCACGACAACCGGATCACCGGCAACGGCGGGATGGGTGTCCGCGTCGACGACGCTCCCGAGGCGTCAACCCGCGCGTCCGCCGACGGACCGCCGTCGTGGCTCCTCCCGATGCTCGGCGACGCCGGGTTCGCAGGACTCGGCGACGTGTTCGGCTCCGCTGCCGCAGACACGACTCCGCTGACGATCAGCGACAATCGGATCTCGAACAACCGCTACGAGGGCGTGTTCGTCAGGGGGACGAACGGCAGCGTCGTCTCCGGCAACACGGTCACCGGTGCGACCGACGGGATCCACCTGATCAACTCCTCCGGCGTCACGGTCTCGAACAACGTCGTGTCCGGGAGCACCGACGACGGAATCGCGCTCGCGGGCGTCCACGACAGCACCGTGGCCGGCAACGTCGCCTCCGAGAACGCCAACGACGGCGTGTACCTCATCGGGACGAACAACGAACTGTCGGGCAACACCCTCTCCGACAACGGCGACGACGGCGTCGACCTCGACGGCGGGTCGGCCAACCGATTCGTGTCGAACCGGGCGTTCAAAAACGCCGACGACGGCCTCTACCTGCGCGAGTCTGACGGCAACGTCGTCTCGGACAACTCGCTCCGGGACAACGCCGACGACGGCTTCGACATCCGCGGCTCCACCGGCAACGCCGTGTACAACAACACGGTGTGCGGCAACGACAACCGCGACCTCCAGGTCCGGACCGGCGTCGTCGGCAACGACGTCCACGACAACGACTGCTGA
- a CDS encoding PKD domain-containing protein produces the protein MSTYSAGGRARVVLVVALLVLAPTAGPLVDVAAAAAGDGQTFAVAQAGSCYVVTPYENGSQDVTAFYDYRNPTTTPPSNDYSSHGTQQFQQSRGSSLLFYADGEDTSMVVVHDELGGTGDGSTVTYDFEGLPAGGFWAVTDDIYTETSGQRNDDDWVGVNTTSTTVDWKYSEGRTDGGAYKGFDNFTGTVILDPDYNEEAAHWGDWNRSGAERYEVQDWTLFSEDDDETYNLDLDRNVYIHAGECNPDQSVTADLTAPSSADPGETVAFDASGTVGDGDVVEYVWTIDGDDSFERVTTSPTTTIPFDERGVYTVEVTAMDSYGNEDVASAQVVVGNPGAPTVNVTVTPSTPVVNQTVTFDASGSSDPSDDGSVERFEWDVNGDGTADATGPTFETAFATAGSQSVEVTVFDDDNESTSATVTVDVQPDQPPTAALNATPQTVAVGESVTFDASGSSDDLGIVEYRWDLDGDSTPERNETSPTLSSSYDVAGAYTATVTVVDTNGQTDTAEVPVRVGIDASLSAPDSTPVGQSVTLDASGSTVSGSNVTYQWDIDGDGTFERSTDTDPTLTYTFEAAGNYEPTVRVTDGENITADATTPINVTSFADLSAPATARVGEQITLDASGTVIGGSNVTYEWDLDGDGTFERNTNGSATVTHTYNVADDYTASVRVRSDTETLDARTSITVESSAELTAPRNALVNEEITLDASNTAIGGSGVTYQWDLDGDGTFETDTNGSATVTHTYTEARTYVPRVRVISNTESLVANWTVNVNQPDPSIDADATAVDVGESVTFRGGINSADASSVTYRWTLGDGETKTGRVVSHAFDSPGEYTVNLSVEIGNISASTSTEVTVSEAPASGGGGGGGGGGGGGGGGGGGGGGGGGGGGGGGGGGGGGGGGAPPSSGGGGGGGGGGGGGGGGADDVDEPDPDDLEPNFTDVSVNLSSTELVTGDTLVVTASVTNIGNGSGTKTIEFELDDTIVEERQFTLQPGESRTVRFTRTFDTADLYSVQIDTDQRFLVRVSEPQPNFTVTGLTVSDDAPDVGEEITFTATVSNDGRASGNTTVSLSLFNETVAEETVTVAPGERAEVTFTRSIAAAGSYLASVGNETVTVTVTDQEGTQSGGDDPGDGGDTSTTTPGFGALAALIALGVAALAFARRGRRRSD, from the coding sequence ATGAGTACGTACTCCGCGGGGGGAAGGGCACGAGTCGTACTCGTCGTCGCCCTCCTCGTTCTCGCGCCGACGGCCGGCCCGCTCGTCGATGTTGCGGCGGCAGCCGCCGGCGACGGACAGACGTTCGCGGTCGCACAGGCGGGTTCCTGTTACGTTGTGACGCCGTACGAGAACGGCTCGCAGGACGTCACCGCGTTCTACGACTACCGGAATCCGACAACGACGCCACCCAGTAACGACTACAGTTCCCATGGCACCCAGCAATTCCAACAGTCGCGCGGAAGCTCACTCTTGTTCTACGCTGACGGCGAGGACACGAGCATGGTCGTCGTCCACGACGAGTTGGGCGGGACGGGCGACGGGAGTACCGTGACGTACGACTTCGAGGGACTCCCCGCGGGCGGGTTCTGGGCCGTCACGGACGACATATACACCGAAACCAGCGGACAGAGAAACGACGACGACTGGGTAGGGGTCAACACGACCAGCACCACGGTCGACTGGAAGTACTCCGAGGGCCGCACCGACGGCGGCGCGTACAAGGGGTTCGACAACTTCACCGGGACGGTCATCCTCGACCCGGACTACAACGAGGAGGCCGCCCACTGGGGCGACTGGAACCGTTCGGGTGCGGAGCGGTACGAGGTACAAGACTGGACCCTGTTCAGCGAAGACGACGACGAGACGTACAACCTCGACCTCGACCGCAACGTGTACATCCACGCGGGCGAGTGCAACCCGGATCAGTCTGTCACGGCGGATCTGACCGCGCCGTCGAGCGCGGACCCCGGCGAGACAGTCGCGTTCGACGCCAGCGGGACCGTCGGCGACGGCGACGTCGTCGAGTACGTGTGGACCATCGACGGTGACGACTCGTTCGAGCGGGTGACCACCTCCCCGACGACCACGATTCCGTTCGACGAACGGGGCGTCTACACGGTCGAGGTGACGGCGATGGACAGTTACGGCAACGAGGACGTCGCCTCCGCGCAGGTGGTCGTCGGCAACCCCGGCGCCCCGACGGTGAACGTCACCGTGACGCCGTCGACCCCGGTCGTGAACCAGACCGTCACGTTCGACGCGAGCGGGTCGAGCGATCCGAGCGACGACGGGTCGGTCGAGCGTTTCGAGTGGGACGTGAACGGTGACGGGACCGCCGACGCCACGGGTCCGACGTTCGAGACGGCGTTCGCCACCGCGGGGAGCCAGTCTGTCGAGGTGACCGTCTTCGACGACGACAACGAGTCGACGAGCGCCACCGTGACGGTCGACGTCCAGCCCGACCAGCCGCCGACGGCTGCGTTGAACGCGACCCCGCAGACGGTCGCCGTCGGGGAGTCGGTCACCTTCGACGCGAGCGGGTCGAGCGACGACCTCGGGATCGTGGAGTATCGCTGGGACCTCGACGGTGACTCGACGCCGGAACGCAACGAGACCTCCCCGACGCTGTCGAGTAGCTACGACGTGGCGGGCGCGTACACCGCGACGGTGACGGTCGTCGACACCAACGGCCAGACGGACACCGCAGAGGTACCCGTCCGGGTCGGGATCGACGCGTCCCTGTCGGCGCCCGACTCGACGCCGGTCGGCCAGTCGGTGACACTCGACGCCTCCGGAAGCACCGTCAGCGGGTCGAACGTCACCTACCAGTGGGATATCGACGGCGACGGCACCTTCGAGCGGTCCACCGACACCGACCCCACGCTCACGTACACCTTCGAGGCGGCGGGGAACTACGAACCGACGGTCCGGGTGACCGACGGCGAGAACATCACCGCCGACGCGACGACCCCGATCAACGTCACGTCGTTCGCAGACCTGTCTGCGCCGGCGACGGCTCGCGTCGGGGAACAGATCACGTTGGACGCCTCCGGGACAGTGATCGGCGGGAGCAACGTCACCTACGAGTGGGACCTCGACGGCGACGGTACCTTCGAGAGGAACACCAACGGCTCGGCGACGGTGACCCACACGTACAACGTCGCCGACGACTACACCGCGTCCGTCCGCGTGCGCAGCGACACCGAGACCTTGGATGCGAGGACCAGCATCACCGTTGAGTCGTCCGCAGAGCTGACGGCACCACGGAACGCGCTCGTGAACGAGGAGATCACACTCGACGCCTCCAACACCGCGATCGGTGGCAGCGGCGTCACCTACCAGTGGGACCTCGACGGCGACGGCACCTTCGAGACGGACACCAACGGCTCGGCGACGGTGACCCACACGTACACCGAAGCTAGGACGTACGTGCCGCGAGTGCGTGTCATCAGCAACACCGAGTCGCTGGTGGCGAACTGGACGGTGAACGTCAACCAGCCCGATCCTTCGATAGACGCCGACGCGACTGCCGTCGACGTCGGTGAATCCGTCACCTTCCGCGGAGGCATCAACTCGGCAGACGCCTCCTCGGTGACCTACAGATGGACGCTCGGGGATGGAGAGACCAAAACCGGACGCGTCGTCAGCCACGCGTTCGACTCACCTGGGGAGTACACCGTCAACCTGAGCGTAGAGATCGGTAACATCTCCGCGTCCACCTCCACAGAGGTGACCGTCTCTGAGGCACCGGCCAGCGGTGGTGGTGGCGGTGGCGGAGGCGGCGGTGGTGGCGGCGGCGGCGGCGGTGGCGGTGGTGGCGGTGGCGGAGGCGGCGGTGGTGGCGGCGGCGGCGGCGGTGGCGGTGGTGGCGGTGGTGCACCACCGAGTAGCGGCGGCGGTGGTGGTGGGGGTGGCGGCGGAGGCGGTGGCGGCGGCGGCGCCGACGACGTCGACGAGCCAGACCCCGACGACCTGGAGCCGAACTTCACCGACGTCTCGGTGAACCTCAGCAGCACCGAACTGGTCACCGGTGACACGCTCGTCGTGACCGCCAGCGTCACCAACATCGGCAACGGGAGCGGGACGAAGACCATCGAGTTCGAACTCGACGACACGATCGTCGAGGAGCGCCAGTTCACGCTCCAACCCGGCGAGAGCCGGACGGTTCGCTTCACGCGAACGTTCGACACGGCGGACCTGTACTCCGTCCAGATCGACACGGACCAGCGCTTCCTCGTCCGCGTGTCCGAGCCGCAGCCGAACTTCACCGTGACGGGCCTGACGGTGAGCGACGACGCGCCCGACGTCGGCGAGGAGATCACGTTCACCGCGACGGTCAGCAACGACGGGCGTGCGAGCGGGAACACCACGGTCTCACTGTCGCTGTTCAACGAGACGGTCGCCGAAGAGACCGTGACGGTCGCACCCGGCGAGCGCGCTGAGGTGACGTTCACCCGGAGCATCGCCGCGGCCGGGAGCTACCTCGCGAGTGTCGGCAACGAGACGGTCACCGTCACCGTCACCGACCAGGAGGGGACGCAGAGCGGTGGCGACGACCCCGGGGACGGGGGTGACACCTCGACGACAACACCCGGGTTCGGCGCGCTCGCCGCGCTGATCGCGCTCGGGGTCGCCGCGTTAGCGTTCGCCCGGCGCGGTCGCCGGCGGAGCGACTGA
- a CDS encoding MFS transporter: MPADDPDDDAERETTPRRVIATLFFIVFLDLLGFGILIPVIPLYAESFGANEFVGGLLIATYSLFQFVGAPILGRLSDERGRRPVLLISLAGSVIAWTLFGVAGELGPLIGAANGLVVLFLARALAGVMGGNIATANAYIADVTPPEERAKGLGILGAAFGLGFVFGPAIAGVVSSPFALSVFRDVLPAVVPVSEFTIPSFVAATLSAANLVVAFVVLPEPRERVESAASSGRSRLRELLDAVRSPAIGTLIVSFFLASFAFSAFESQFIFLTNDQLGYGTAANAVLLTYIGVVIAIVQGGLIGPLTDRFGEYRLAVGGAAIQAVTLALVPFAVTSTVLPALGPVESGAVALALVSTPLAVGNALTNVSLNALVSRTAGDDEQGGAFGLTQSAGSLARTVGPALAGLLYVAVDYWSPFVAAGVVFVPVVFLLVRLGEARSVPVPE; the protein is encoded by the coding sequence GTGCCGGCTGACGACCCAGACGACGACGCCGAGCGGGAGACGACGCCGCGTCGGGTGATCGCGACGCTGTTCTTCATCGTGTTCCTCGACCTGCTCGGGTTCGGGATCCTCATCCCCGTGATCCCACTGTACGCCGAATCTTTCGGCGCCAACGAGTTCGTCGGGGGACTGCTCATTGCGACCTACTCACTGTTCCAGTTCGTCGGCGCACCCATCCTCGGTCGTCTCTCAGACGAGCGTGGGCGCCGGCCCGTCTTGCTGATCTCGTTGGCCGGCAGTGTGATCGCGTGGACGCTGTTCGGCGTCGCCGGCGAACTCGGCCCGCTCATCGGCGCGGCGAACGGACTCGTCGTCCTGTTCCTCGCCCGCGCGCTCGCCGGTGTGATGGGCGGCAACATCGCCACCGCGAACGCGTACATCGCCGACGTGACGCCGCCCGAGGAGCGCGCCAAGGGGCTCGGCATCCTCGGCGCGGCGTTCGGCCTCGGTTTCGTGTTCGGTCCCGCCATCGCGGGCGTCGTCTCCAGTCCGTTCGCGCTCTCGGTGTTCCGGGACGTACTCCCGGCGGTGGTGCCCGTCTCGGAGTTCACCATCCCTTCGTTCGTCGCGGCGACGCTGTCGGCGGCCAACCTCGTGGTGGCGTTCGTGGTGCTTCCTGAACCCCGCGAGCGCGTGGAGTCGGCAGCGTCGTCGGGGCGGTCGCGGCTCCGCGAGTTGCTCGACGCGGTCCGGTCGCCGGCCATCGGGACGCTCATCGTCTCGTTTTTCCTCGCGTCCTTCGCGTTCTCGGCGTTCGAGAGCCAGTTCATCTTCCTCACGAACGACCAACTCGGCTACGGCACCGCCGCCAACGCGGTGCTGCTCACCTACATCGGCGTCGTCATCGCCATCGTGCAGGGAGGGCTGATCGGCCCGCTCACCGACCGGTTCGGCGAGTACCGTCTCGCCGTCGGTGGCGCGGCAATCCAAGCGGTGACGCTCGCGCTGGTGCCGTTCGCTGTGACGTCCACGGTACTACCGGCGCTCGGCCCCGTCGAGTCGGGCGCCGTCGCACTCGCGCTGGTGTCGACCCCCCTGGCGGTCGGCAACGCCCTGACGAACGTCTCGCTGAACGCGCTCGTCTCGCGGACCGCCGGCGACGACGAACAGGGCGGCGCCTTCGGACTCACGCAGTCGGCCGGCAGCCTCGCGCGGACGGTCGGCCCGGCGCTGGCGGGACTGCTGTACGTCGCCGTCGACTACTGGTCGCCGTTCGTCGCCGCCGGCGTCGTATTCGTGCCGGTCGTGTTCCTGCTGGTGCGCCTCGGTGAGGCGCGGTCGGTCCCGGTGCCCGAGTAG
- a CDS encoding glycerate kinase type-2 family protein has translation MSNDERPTVTVDRPGATSDPSSAERTALACLRAGVAAAHPRRVVVDGVSVTGDTLRVANAEYDLTAHDRLIVVGGGKAADGVATALEAVLGDRIDDGVVVCDAVADADEGGATDGTRRVRRVRGGHPVPTAEGVAGTEAALELVRSADERTLVLAVVTGGASALFAAPATGVDLDALRHTTRALLDAGAEISEINAVRKHLSRVKGGRLAAAAAPATVVGLALSDVVGDDLAVIGSGPTAPDESTFADALAVLDRYDLAVPSGVRTHLERGAGGEVSETPGSDDPAFDRVTTHVLANARTGIDAAAATARDRGYEPCVLSSRIRGEASAAGVTHAAVAEEVAASGDPVDPPAVVLSGGETTVTVTGDGVGGPNLACALATGIEFADPRSPLAGRDCAFLAVDTDGRDGSTDAAGALVTPETVVDRATARDALAADDALPALDDRGALVVTGATGTNVNDLRVLVVEE, from the coding sequence ATGTCGAACGACGAACGACCGACGGTCACGGTCGACCGGCCGGGGGCCACCTCCGACCCCTCGTCCGCCGAGCGCACCGCGCTGGCGTGCTTGCGCGCAGGCGTGGCCGCCGCGCACCCCAGGCGTGTCGTCGTCGACGGTGTCTCGGTCACCGGCGACACCCTCCGCGTCGCGAACGCCGAGTACGACCTCACGGCCCACGACCGACTGATCGTCGTCGGCGGGGGGAAGGCGGCCGACGGCGTGGCAACCGCATTGGAGGCGGTCCTCGGCGACCGAATCGACGACGGCGTCGTCGTGTGCGACGCGGTCGCCGACGCTGACGAGGGTGGGGCAACGGACGGGACCCGACGGGTCCGACGCGTCCGTGGTGGTCATCCGGTCCCGACGGCCGAGGGCGTCGCGGGGACCGAGGCGGCGCTGGAGCTCGTCAGATCGGCCGACGAGCGGACGCTCGTCCTCGCGGTCGTGACGGGCGGGGCGAGTGCGCTGTTCGCCGCGCCTGCGACGGGGGTCGACCTCGACGCGCTCCGCCACACGACGCGCGCGCTGTTGGACGCGGGCGCCGAGATTAGCGAGATCAACGCGGTCCGCAAACACCTCTCGCGCGTCAAGGGCGGGCGCTTGGCGGCGGCAGCCGCGCCGGCGACGGTGGTCGGACTCGCGCTCAGCGACGTGGTGGGCGACGACCTCGCCGTGATCGGGAGCGGGCCGACGGCACCCGACGAGTCGACGTTCGCCGACGCGCTCGCGGTGCTCGACCGGTACGATCTCGCCGTCCCGTCGGGGGTGCGGACGCATCTGGAACGCGGTGCAGGCGGCGAGGTCTCGGAGACGCCCGGATCCGACGACCCGGCGTTCGACCGCGTCACGACGCACGTGCTGGCGAACGCCCGCACTGGGATCGACGCGGCGGCAGCCACAGCGCGCGACCGCGGCTACGAGCCGTGTGTGCTCTCCAGTCGGATCCGAGGGGAAGCGAGCGCGGCGGGCGTCACCCACGCCGCCGTCGCGGAGGAGGTCGCCGCCTCGGGCGACCCGGTCGACCCGCCGGCGGTCGTCCTCTCGGGCGGCGAGACGACCGTCACCGTCACCGGCGACGGCGTCGGCGGCCCGAACTTGGCGTGCGCGCTCGCGACGGGGATCGAGTTCGCCGACCCGCGCTCGCCGCTCGCGGGTCGCGACTGCGCGTTTCTCGCGGTCGACACCGACGGGCGCGACGGCAGCACCGACGCCGCGGGGGCGCTCGTAACGCCCGAGACGGTCGTCGACCGGGCGACCGCCCGCGACGCACTGGCGGCCGACGACGCGCTCCCGGCGCTCGACGACCGCGGCGCGCTCGTCGTCACTGGCGCGACTGGGACGAACGTGAACGACCTTCGGGTGCTCGTCGTCGAGGAGTGA
- a CDS encoding metal-dependent hydrolase, with amino-acid sequence MWPWDHVAVAYICYSLYTRVRGGRPSTVAAIAVVAAATAPDLIDKPLAWWLGVLPSGRSLGHSVFTLVGVTVLTGVLELLARVRGLTVAVALGWGSHLLGDVAYPLVVKGDLRVGFLLWPIVPAGDASTPDAFGHISELFAAFLGYLATPAGATYLLADLALLLTALVLWIADGAPGTEWFLSPAEAEPDASE; translated from the coding sequence ATGTGGCCGTGGGACCACGTTGCCGTCGCCTACATCTGTTACTCCCTGTACACGCGAGTTCGCGGCGGGCGGCCGTCGACGGTGGCCGCCATCGCGGTCGTCGCGGCGGCGACAGCGCCCGACCTCATCGACAAGCCGTTGGCGTGGTGGCTCGGGGTGCTCCCATCTGGGCGGTCGCTCGGCCACTCCGTCTTCACACTCGTGGGAGTGACTGTCCTCACAGGGGTCCTGGAGTTGCTGGCGCGCGTTCGCGGACTGACCGTCGCGGTCGCCCTCGGGTGGGGAAGCCACCTGCTTGGCGACGTGGCGTACCCACTCGTGGTGAAAGGTGACCTCCGAGTGGGGTTCCTCCTGTGGCCCATCGTCCCAGCGGGAGATGCCTCGACGCCGGACGCGTTCGGCCACATTTCGGAACTGTTCGCCGCCTTCCTCGGCTACCTCGCGACGCCCGCGGGGGCGACGTACCTGCTCGCGGACCTCGCGCTGTTGCTCACGGCGCTCGTGCTGTGGATCGCAGACGGCGCGCCGGGGACGGAGTGGTTCTTGTCGCCCGCGGAGGCGGAACCCGACGCGAGCGAGTAG